In Paenibacillus larvae subsp. larvae, the following proteins share a genomic window:
- the bioD gene encoding dethiobiotin synthase, whose product MNKVNPEVIRGLFVTGTDTDVGKTVVTMAITAMLRADGLNVGVWKPVQSGAPLGSGITDAERLLQSTGIDEPPEMVAPFTFEAPLTPMLAAKQAGVTLTLKELVAAGVPLIKRYEALVIEGAGGVAVPITNDALVADLIAELRVPALIVARSGLGTINHTLLTVSWLRHYKIPIVGVIMNDGELTDLPEDSSIATNAELIEYYSGLKVLG is encoded by the coding sequence ATGAATAAAGTAAATCCCGAAGTAATACGCGGTTTATTTGTGACAGGTACGGACACTGACGTAGGGAAAACGGTTGTGACGATGGCCATTACCGCTATGCTTCGTGCCGATGGGCTAAATGTCGGTGTCTGGAAGCCGGTTCAATCCGGCGCACCCCTTGGGAGCGGAATCACCGATGCTGAACGGCTGCTGCAAAGTACGGGAATCGATGAACCACCCGAGATGGTGGCACCATTCACATTTGAAGCTCCGCTTACTCCGATGTTAGCCGCCAAGCAGGCTGGAGTAACCCTCACACTAAAGGAACTCGTCGCTGCTGGTGTACCTCTCATTAAACGTTACGAAGCCCTGGTCATCGAAGGCGCAGGCGGAGTTGCTGTTCCGATAACCAATGACGCACTAGTGGCGGACTTGATTGCAGAGCTTCGGGTACCTGCTCTGATTGTAGCCCGTTCTGGCCTCGGTACCATTAACCACACGCTTTTGACTGTGTCATGGCTAAGGCATTACAAAATTCCCATTGTAGGGGTGATAATGAACGACGGTGAATTAACGGATCTGCCCGAGGATTCGAGCATTGCTACCAATGCGGAACTTATCGAATATTACAGTGGTCTAAAGGTCCTTGGCTGA
- a CDS encoding aminotransferase class I/II-fold pyridoxal phosphate-dependent enzyme: MYWIEKELGLLADASLERSLCENSLVPKSPGFTLRGGRMLLNMSSNDYLGLSQHPAIIKAMHEALLTEGAGSGASRLVTGNRPSYGRLEEALADWQKCEAALVLANGYMANSGVIGTLVGRGDVVFSDQLNHASIVDGIVLNRAEHARYRHNDMDHLRTLLEKYRDKRRKLIVTDAFFSMDGDLAPLRELVTLKHEYGAMLMVDEAHSGGIYGVHGEGLCHELRLQDDVDIHMGTFSKNSSIQPSVALRSGSRRMI, from the coding sequence ATGTATTGGATTGAAAAAGAACTTGGTTTATTGGCTGACGCTTCATTAGAGCGTTCCTTATGTGAAAACAGCCTGGTACCTAAATCTCCTGGCTTTACGTTGCGTGGAGGACGTATGCTTCTTAACATGTCCTCTAATGATTACCTTGGACTTTCTCAACACCCTGCCATTATCAAAGCGATGCACGAAGCGCTGCTCACGGAAGGAGCGGGCTCCGGTGCTTCACGCCTTGTGACAGGCAACCGACCGTCTTATGGCCGTCTTGAAGAAGCGCTCGCTGACTGGCAGAAGTGTGAGGCAGCGCTTGTTTTGGCAAATGGCTATATGGCTAATTCGGGTGTTATTGGTACACTAGTGGGCCGAGGTGATGTTGTTTTCAGTGATCAGTTAAATCATGCAAGCATTGTGGATGGCATTGTATTAAACCGTGCGGAGCATGCTCGATACCGTCATAATGATATGGATCATTTGCGTACGTTATTGGAAAAGTACCGGGATAAAAGGCGAAAGTTGATCGTTACAGACGCTTTCTTTTCAATGGATGGAGACCTGGCGCCCTTGCGTGAGCTTGTTACGCTCAAACATGAATACGGAGCGATGCTTATGGTGGACGAGGCACACAGCGGGGGGATTTACGGGGTGCACGGCGAGGGGTTATGCCATGAGCTCCGACTGCAAGATGATGTGGATATCCATATGGGTACGTTTAGCAAAAATTCTTCGATCCAACCTTCCGTAGCTTTGAGATCCGGGTCCAGGCGGATGATATAG
- a CDS encoding peptidase G2 autoproteolytic cleavage domain-containing protein produces the protein MNHWMTNGLNQNGHGSVAEGINTVAGGVAAHAEGSGASASGNAAHAEGYMTEAIGIASHAEGSTTKASGNMSHVEGYATDALGETSHAEGSNTKAEGISSHAEGHSTLAQGISSHAEGSGTTASNSHAHAEGTGTTASGESAHAEGVGTVALAEAAHAEGAQAVAEGYASHAEGSGSRAGAFATHAEGNTTKAMAFASHAEGNTTEATAFAAHAEGNSTEASAFASHAEGAGTSAGGIAAHSEGIGTSALRQDGVHIIGKFGQADSGIEGQYSWYLANGTDEKHPGLAAKVIGAFGNAYVSGYLAAGGASYAECFETKDGSPIEVGYFVTTEGDRVRKANGKDSYVIGVTTAPSGFVGDSRELHWADKYTVDEWGRVQVQEVEIPPYKDEEGKVIIPKRTELQPVLNPAWDPDIPYVSRLKRDEWVVVGLLGKLLVRDDGSCQVNGYCQPGENGIATKAKEGYRVLKRVAPERILILFRG, from the coding sequence GTGAATCACTGGATGACGAATGGGTTAAACCAAAACGGGCATGGGTCAGTTGCAGAAGGAATCAATACGGTTGCAGGCGGTGTCGCAGCACATGCAGAAGGTTCCGGAGCCAGTGCCTCCGGAAACGCCGCTCATGCAGAAGGTTATATGACGGAAGCTATCGGTATCGCATCGCATGCGGAAGGCTCCACCACCAAGGCCAGCGGAAATATGTCCCATGTGGAGGGATACGCGACGGATGCACTGGGGGAGACCTCTCATGCGGAAGGTTCGAACACGAAAGCGGAGGGGATCAGCTCGCATGCGGAAGGACACTCAACACTTGCGCAGGGTATTTCCTCCCATGCGGAAGGGAGCGGAACAACCGCGAGCAATAGCCATGCGCATGCGGAAGGGACGGGGACGACTGCCAGCGGGGAGTCGGCTCATGCCGAAGGGGTCGGTACGGTTGCACTAGCCGAAGCTGCGCACGCAGAAGGGGCGCAGGCTGTGGCGGAGGGATACGCCTCCCACGCGGAGGGTTCCGGTTCCAGAGCGGGTGCATTTGCTACGCATGCGGAAGGAAACACAACCAAGGCAATGGCATTTGCTTCCCATGCGGAGGGGAATACAACGGAGGCAACTGCGTTTGCAGCGCATGCGGAAGGGAACTCGACAGAGGCAAGTGCGTTCGCGTCGCATGCCGAAGGTGCGGGTACATCAGCCGGAGGGATTGCCGCCCATTCGGAGGGAATCGGTACGTCTGCCCTGCGGCAGGACGGGGTACACATCATCGGCAAATTCGGTCAGGCGGATTCGGGCATTGAAGGGCAGTATTCCTGGTATTTGGCGAATGGCACGGACGAGAAGCATCCCGGCCTCGCAGCCAAAGTAATCGGTGCCTTCGGAAACGCATACGTTAGCGGATATCTTGCCGCCGGAGGGGCAAGCTATGCCGAATGCTTTGAAACGAAAGATGGCAGTCCGATTGAAGTTGGCTATTTCGTGACAACTGAGGGGGACCGGGTCCGCAAAGCGAACGGCAAGGACTCCTATGTGATTGGCGTAACGACGGCACCGTCGGGTTTTGTCGGTGATAGCCGGGAACTGCATTGGGCAGACAAATATACAGTTGATGAATGGGGACGGGTACAAGTCCAGGAGGTTGAGATTCCTCCGTACAAAGACGAAGAAGGAAAAGTAATCATTCCCAAAAGGACCGAACTACAACCAGTATTGAATCCGGCATGGGACCCGGATATTCCGTACGTTTCACGGTTGAAACGGGATGAATGGGTTGTTGTGGGCCTGCTCGGTAAACTGCTTGTCCGCGACGACGGCTCCTGTCAAGTCAACGGATACTGCCAGCCGGGTGAGAATGGCATTGCCACCAAAGCAAAGGAGGGATACCGGGTATTGAAACGCGTTGCTCCGGAGCGAATTTTAATTCTGTTTCGCGGGTGA
- a CDS encoding glycosyltransferase family 4 protein, producing MNPVEKGVNLIGFVRSETGMGQSCRLAARALEEAGIPFCILNYCQGDPSPNEDTSCLDKVTDHPRYSINLIHANADQMQAVLQHFGPALFAGRFNIGYWHWELPIFPDRWIPSFQYVQEVWVPSRFIANALSAKSPVPVTLIPHGFGSMEEKPDKKDIPFSKTEEKPFLFLCMYSGYSFLERKNPYGAIKAFQTAFHPEDVSVSLLVKINHADDHPDEVERLRSFVEPYPNIRMIEGTLTRANVRSLIRRADCLISLHRSEGFGLPLAEAMAAGTPVIATNWSGNTDFMNESNACPVQFKLVPLGKDYGPYEAYQMWAEPNIEHAAHYMQRLLYDATFRDRISREGQHTIQNLYSPQAAGEAIRLRLHTLGLL from the coding sequence ATGAATCCGGTTGAAAAGGGAGTCAATCTTATCGGGTTCGTCCGTTCGGAAACCGGTATGGGGCAATCATGCAGGCTGGCGGCCCGGGCATTGGAGGAAGCCGGCATTCCGTTCTGCATTCTGAACTATTGCCAAGGTGATCCTTCTCCGAATGAGGATACATCCTGTCTGGATAAAGTGACCGATCATCCACGATATTCTATTAATCTAATTCATGCTAATGCCGATCAAATGCAAGCTGTCCTGCAGCATTTTGGTCCGGCTCTGTTTGCAGGCAGGTTCAATATCGGCTATTGGCATTGGGAACTTCCCATTTTTCCTGACCGCTGGATTCCAAGCTTTCAATATGTGCAAGAGGTATGGGTACCGTCCCGCTTTATTGCCAATGCACTCTCTGCTAAATCACCCGTTCCTGTCACCCTTATCCCGCATGGATTTGGGAGCATGGAAGAGAAACCGGATAAGAAGGATATCCCGTTCTCAAAAACGGAAGAGAAGCCTTTTCTTTTCCTTTGTATGTATTCAGGATATAGCTTTCTTGAAAGAAAAAATCCCTACGGTGCAATTAAAGCCTTCCAGACTGCTTTCCATCCGGAAGATGTCTCGGTCAGCCTGTTGGTCAAAATCAACCACGCTGATGATCACCCGGACGAGGTGGAACGGTTAAGGTCATTTGTGGAGCCTTATCCTAACATCCGAATGATCGAAGGTACCTTAACCAGAGCAAATGTGCGGTCGTTAATCCGGCGCGCGGACTGCCTCATCTCCCTGCACCGTTCCGAAGGGTTTGGACTGCCCCTTGCGGAAGCAATGGCGGCAGGCACCCCTGTCATCGCTACAAATTGGTCGGGTAATACCGACTTTATGAATGAATCGAACGCTTGCCCCGTTCAGTTCAAGCTTGTCCCGCTCGGAAAGGACTATGGCCCTTACGAAGCCTATCAAATGTGGGCGGAACCGAACATCGAACACGCGGCCCATTACATGCAGCGACTCCTCTACGATGCAACATTCCGGGACCGGATAAGCCGTGAAGGACAGCACACAATCCAGAACCTTTATTCTCCGCAAGCTGCCGGAGAGGCCATCAGGCTGCGGCTCCATACTCTTGGGTTACTATAG
- a CDS encoding glycosyltransferase family 4 protein, which produces MKYSGVYWMGHVYDMGGYGNVSRNYLKALEAAGIPVYIYPIGEAHSEIGSGTKQWIEQLSTSQIGSNPVFVLHTLPSLFHVVKPPIPHAAKKIGITLFETDRLPFGWGAFCNKMDEIWVPSSFNHQTFHHSGVVLSKLQIVPYAIDVTKFYPGRPFTKFPFPVSDHTFKFTYVFGFDFRKGYDLLIESFCEAFSPQEEVSLILKVYIYSEHTPEYVLNEIRSHIPEERFQRQIAVIIESFSQDQLLDFYLSSDVYVSMDRACGWGMPLMEAMTLGLPTISIRWGGPTEFMNDGNSFLIEPEGGLVPVEEKLQYSRPEVYLNHQWADVSVQNVAKVLREAYENKTKREAVAKQAAYDMHTKFAPHVIGTKIKNLLGRS; this is translated from the coding sequence ATGAAATACTCCGGTGTCTACTGGATGGGACATGTATATGATATGGGCGGGTATGGAAATGTTTCACGAAACTACTTGAAAGCACTTGAAGCCGCCGGAATCCCTGTATATATCTACCCAATCGGGGAGGCCCACTCCGAAATCGGGTCGGGTACGAAGCAGTGGATCGAACAGTTATCGACCTCTCAAATCGGCAGCAACCCGGTTTTTGTCTTGCATACGCTGCCCAGTCTCTTTCACGTGGTGAAACCGCCAATTCCACATGCGGCCAAGAAGATCGGAATCACCCTGTTCGAGACAGACCGGCTGCCGTTCGGCTGGGGCGCGTTTTGCAATAAAATGGATGAAATTTGGGTTCCTTCCTCCTTTAATCACCAAACATTCCATCATAGCGGCGTTGTTCTTTCCAAACTTCAGATCGTCCCTTACGCCATTGATGTCACCAAGTTTTATCCCGGTAGGCCGTTTACCAAATTTCCGTTTCCCGTTTCGGACCATACCTTCAAGTTTACGTATGTTTTCGGCTTCGATTTCCGCAAAGGGTATGACCTGTTGATTGAATCGTTTTGCGAGGCTTTTTCCCCTCAGGAAGAGGTTTCTCTCATTTTGAAAGTATATATCTACAGTGAACATACTCCCGAGTATGTCCTTAACGAAATTCGGTCCCACATTCCAGAAGAGCGGTTCCAGAGGCAAATTGCCGTTATTATCGAATCTTTTTCCCAGGATCAGCTTCTTGATTTCTACCTGTCCAGTGACGTATACGTATCCATGGACCGGGCCTGCGGCTGGGGAATGCCTCTGATGGAGGCAATGACTTTGGGACTTCCGACTATATCCATCCGTTGGGGAGGTCCGACAGAATTTATGAATGATGGCAACAGTTTCTTGATCGAACCTGAAGGGGGACTTGTTCCGGTAGAGGAGAAACTCCAATACTCCCGGCCTGAGGTATATCTTAACCATCAATGGGCCGACGTATCGGTTCAGAATGTTGCAAAAGTACTGCGTGAGGCTTATGAGAACAAAACGAAACGGGAAGCGGTTGCTAAACAAGCTGCCTACGATATGCATACCAAATTTGCCCCCCATGTCATAGGAACGAAGATCAAGAATCTGCTTGGACGGAGCTGA
- a CDS encoding FkbM family methyltransferase: MNHLPLYVGNHTILTKLSNGPRIFLDTRDPVCLEIAVTGLWEDHVTQVFLSTVKNGMTVLDIGAHCGYYSMLAGMLVGQSGAVHAFEPNPFYHKNMLKSIGYNGFKDRVHLNRLAASNTRGEMKLRAFGEGGASIFFPGAESLNGVTETTVPVGLISDYLPSLKVDVIKIDIDGGEPLIMDNLMQIINTNGSMTVFLEYCPLIYGGYPPESVLRPFVETGFSFHNIQRNFEVKPTNADFLADYGELEHIDLMLVR; encoded by the coding sequence TTGAACCATTTACCCTTGTATGTGGGAAACCATACGATATTGACGAAGCTTTCGAATGGACCGAGAATTTTCCTGGATACCCGTGATCCCGTTTGTCTGGAAATCGCCGTGACCGGCCTATGGGAAGATCACGTTACACAAGTCTTTCTGTCCACGGTCAAGAACGGTATGACGGTATTGGACATTGGGGCGCATTGTGGATACTACTCTATGCTTGCAGGAATGCTGGTCGGTCAGTCCGGGGCGGTCCATGCATTTGAGCCAAACCCGTTTTATCACAAAAACATGTTAAAAAGCATCGGTTACAATGGATTCAAGGATAGGGTCCACTTGAATCGCCTGGCTGCCTCAAACACGAGGGGAGAGATGAAGCTGAGAGCGTTCGGCGAAGGCGGAGCCAGCATCTTCTTTCCGGGTGCGGAGAGTTTGAACGGAGTGACGGAAACAACGGTACCTGTCGGGCTTATTTCCGATTACTTGCCCTCTTTGAAGGTCGATGTTATTAAAATCGATATTGACGGTGGAGAACCGCTCATCATGGATAACTTAATGCAGATTATCAACACCAATGGAAGTATGACCGTCTTTCTGGAGTATTGTCCGTTAATCTATGGCGGCTACCCTCCGGAGTCCGTACTCAGGCCTTTTGTCGAAACCGGGTTCAGCTTCCACAACATTCAGCGGAATTTTGAGGTTAAGCCGACGAATGCAGACTTTTTGGCCGATTACGGGGAATTGGAACATATTGATTTAATGCTGGTCAGATAG
- a CDS encoding methyltransferase domain-containing protein codes for MLKSKLCSEKDFCTEWYAIGNEKMKAETFLLKSHPHIRREQFRFHRKIWEWCYIYQALKERDLLRPGKKGLGFGVGTEPLTAAFASHGCSITATDLDFARAKSMGWVDTNQHAVSLEDLNSEGICTPSQFVQLVEFEYSDMNHINPKYNNKYDFTWSSCSFEHLGSLDQGKQFIINQMKCLRPGGVAVHTTEFNLTSNEHTLDHDMTVLFRQQDIEWMVAELRSLGHKIDIDYTVGTGPVESCVDVPPFTHNPHLRLQLGQYVSTSIGLIIHK; via the coding sequence ATGCTCAAATCGAAACTTTGCAGTGAGAAGGACTTCTGTACGGAATGGTATGCGATCGGCAATGAAAAGATGAAAGCCGAAACGTTTCTGCTCAAGTCCCACCCGCACATCCGCAGAGAACAATTCCGTTTTCACCGGAAAATATGGGAATGGTGCTACATTTATCAAGCATTGAAAGAACGGGATCTGCTGCGCCCCGGTAAAAAAGGGCTTGGATTCGGCGTTGGTACTGAACCGTTAACAGCGGCCTTCGCTTCCCACGGTTGTTCTATCACAGCGACAGACCTGGACTTTGCCAGGGCCAAGTCAATGGGATGGGTCGATACGAACCAGCATGCGGTTAGTCTGGAAGATTTAAATAGTGAAGGGATTTGTACCCCCTCCCAATTCGTTCAACTCGTTGAATTCGAATATTCGGATATGAACCATATTAACCCGAAGTATAACAATAAATATGACTTTACGTGGTCCTCCTGCTCCTTCGAACATTTAGGCTCACTGGATCAAGGCAAGCAGTTTATCATCAATCAAATGAAATGCTTGCGTCCGGGAGGCGTTGCCGTTCATACGACCGAATTTAATCTGACCTCCAATGAGCATACACTTGATCATGACATGACCGTTCTGTTCCGGCAGCAGGATATCGAGTGGATGGTGGCTGAACTCAGAAGTCTCGGTCATAAGATCGATATTGATTATACTGTGGGAACCGGCCCCGTAGAGTCGTGTGTCGATGTACCGCCTTTTACCCACAACCCCCATCTGCGCCTCCAGCTTGGGCAATATGTATCAACCTCTATCGGACTAATTATCCACAAATAA
- a CDS encoding glycosyltransferase family protein has translation MIPDPHSIAFISCVSDEKMYQRCVSYLNLLRLPPGFSLEIVPIYGAASMTAGYNAGMRACRSKYKVYLHQDTFIINQDFIYECLGVFGQEPKIGMIGVMGSKNQPASGVWWEGEPLHTKWVSYVDGVFSVQVINEITSPYEIVQSIDGAFMVTQYDVEWDEAVTGFHFYDASQSIRFTTSGYWVVIPAQRDPWILHYRLHDTNWEEYYSYLQKFVQLYQWALPPKQ, from the coding sequence GTGATACCCGATCCTCATTCCATCGCATTCATCTCCTGTGTATCAGATGAAAAAATGTATCAGCGATGCGTTTCCTACTTGAATCTTCTACGTCTGCCTCCCGGATTTTCTCTCGAAATCGTCCCGATATACGGTGCCGCCAGTATGACGGCAGGATATAATGCAGGGATGCGGGCTTGCCGTTCCAAGTACAAAGTTTATTTGCACCAGGATACGTTCATTATTAATCAGGATTTTATTTATGAATGTCTCGGCGTTTTTGGACAAGAACCTAAAATCGGCATGATCGGCGTTATGGGAAGCAAGAATCAGCCTGCTTCGGGGGTTTGGTGGGAAGGTGAGCCATTGCATACAAAGTGGGTTTCTTATGTAGACGGTGTTTTTTCGGTGCAGGTTATCAATGAAATCACTTCCCCTTATGAGATTGTTCAATCCATAGACGGCGCCTTCATGGTGACCCAATACGACGTCGAGTGGGATGAAGCCGTAACAGGCTTCCATTTTTATGATGCCTCCCAATCCATTCGCTTTACGACTTCCGGATATTGGGTCGTCATCCCGGCTCAGCGCGATCCCTGGATTTTACACTATCGCCTTCATGATACGAATTGGGAGGAGTACTACAGTTATCTCCAAAAGTTTGTTCAGCTCTATCAATGGGCGTTACCGCCTAAACAATAA
- a CDS encoding class I SAM-dependent methyltransferase codes for MTINDRIINQILSEFNRSPARMPQAHFQVVLNTEYTHMEFTGERLVINDQVKQHYAKVFHEHVMRYDFASRFVKDKIILDAACGAGYGVKMFEIAGVRQATGIDISAESIRYASSHYQGPNTRFLIADILSLPFANETFDIVISFETIEHIPNGADWIRESARVLKDGGLLIISTPNRVLHSPGIYFGEKPRHTYHLFEYSLPEFVGELLTEYDIAELYGQTFVHDFEQPAIQPIRESTGLHSDDAPLYLEFVSELKNLYHLVPLSRIKNAQPTFVIAVCRKKSK; via the coding sequence ATGACGATAAACGACCGGATCATCAATCAAATTTTAAGTGAATTCAACCGGAGCCCGGCGCGCATGCCTCAGGCACACTTCCAAGTAGTACTGAACACGGAATATACCCACATGGAATTCACTGGTGAACGTTTAGTCATAAACGACCAGGTGAAACAGCATTATGCCAAAGTGTTTCATGAGCATGTGATGCGCTATGACTTTGCCAGCAGATTTGTTAAAGATAAAATCATACTTGATGCAGCTTGCGGAGCCGGTTACGGGGTAAAAATGTTTGAAATCGCCGGAGTCCGGCAGGCGACGGGAATCGATATTTCTGCAGAAAGCATCCGCTACGCCTCCTCCCATTATCAGGGCCCAAATACCCGATTTTTGATTGCGGACATTCTCTCACTGCCTTTTGCCAACGAAACCTTTGATATTGTCATCTCGTTTGAGACGATCGAGCATATCCCGAACGGGGCGGATTGGATACGCGAATCAGCCAGAGTGTTAAAAGACGGAGGACTATTGATCATATCTACACCTAACCGGGTGCTGCACAGTCCGGGCATATATTTTGGTGAAAAGCCCCGGCATACCTATCACCTGTTCGAATATAGTCTCCCTGAATTCGTAGGTGAACTTCTTACTGAGTACGATATCGCTGAATTGTACGGACAAACGTTCGTTCACGATTTTGAACAGCCCGCTATACAACCGATCCGGGAATCAACAGGTCTTCATTCGGATGATGCTCCCCTGTACCTTGAATTTGTCTCGGAGTTGAAGAATCTGTATCATTTGGTACCACTCAGCCGCATCAAAAATGCGCAGCCTACATTCGTTATCGCCGTTTGCAGAAAAAAATCGAAATAA
- a CDS encoding glycosyltransferase family protein: MNTHLFAFICCVNDEKTYDFHVKHINKLVIPPGYAVELVPVYGASSMTKGYNEGMRRTNAKYKVYLHQDTFIINEHFIGDCLNVFLLDERIGMLGVVGSKHVPPTGSWWDGKPQYGLIEACFTNHITLRIGEVEGLFAPVEIIDGVIMITQYDLEWDERLDGFHYYDTTQSIRFNLRGYRVVVPAQQSAWVYHHCLDDANWDQYRLAQRHFMHMYRWPFFGGEVKTDDGSQSAHDIHDIW, from the coding sequence ATGAACACCCATTTATTTGCTTTCATTTGTTGTGTGAATGATGAGAAGACCTATGATTTTCATGTCAAACATATCAATAAGTTAGTGATTCCGCCCGGATATGCCGTCGAGTTGGTTCCGGTCTATGGTGCTTCCAGCATGACTAAAGGATATAACGAGGGGATGCGGCGGACGAATGCGAAATATAAAGTCTATCTGCATCAGGATACATTTATTATAAATGAGCATTTTATTGGGGACTGTCTGAATGTGTTCCTCCTGGATGAGCGGATCGGAATGCTGGGTGTTGTCGGATCTAAACATGTACCTCCAACAGGTTCCTGGTGGGACGGGAAGCCGCAATACGGGCTGATAGAGGCTTGTTTCACCAATCATATAACGCTTCGTATCGGTGAGGTCGAAGGACTTTTTGCTCCCGTCGAAATTATTGACGGGGTTATCATGATCACTCAGTACGATTTGGAATGGGACGAACGTTTGGACGGATTTCATTATTACGACACAACGCAATCCATCCGCTTTAACCTTCGCGGGTACCGGGTCGTTGTTCCTGCCCAGCAATCGGCATGGGTATATCATCATTGCCTGGATGATGCAAACTGGGATCAATACAGACTGGCACAAAGGCATTTTATGCACATGTATCGCTGGCCATTCTTTGGCGGGGAGGTGAAGACAGACGATGGAAGTCAATCAGCTCATGATATCCATGACATATGGTGA
- a CDS encoding glycosyltransferase family 4 protein — MEVNQLMISMTYGDAIGNSALNIKKVLNAHGVKSEIYARNIHPYFYGTVHPVNEIPLDRHVIYHMSIGCELNHIIPDFTGQRWMIYHNITPDCYFEPYDSHIASLCKQGRTDLAQMRPYIHMALADSEYNRQELLHYGYGNTATAPIILDFDDYDRPTDTELLHWLAGSKQGKDILFVGRIVPNKKIEDVVHAFAFYQKHMQPQARLFLVGTTVIEAYTEEIKRLARQYLLNIHLVGHVSFEQLLAYYRNADLFLCMSEHEGFCVPLLEAMHFNVPIVAYNSSAVGETLGSGGLLVSNKDWVAIAALMNQVLEDDSLKMRVLNAQRKRRAAYSKTNTQKIWWDYLQCLL; from the coding sequence ATGGAAGTCAATCAGCTCATGATATCCATGACATATGGTGACGCTATAGGAAATTCCGCGCTGAATATCAAAAAAGTATTGAATGCCCACGGAGTCAAATCAGAAATTTATGCCCGGAACATTCACCCTTACTTTTACGGGACCGTACATCCGGTGAACGAAATTCCGCTTGACCGCCATGTTATTTATCATATGAGCATCGGCTGCGAGTTGAACCATATTATTCCGGATTTCACCGGGCAAAGGTGGATGATTTACCACAACATCACCCCGGATTGCTATTTTGAACCCTACGATTCGCATATCGCCTCGTTGTGCAAACAAGGGCGGACCGATTTGGCGCAGATGAGGCCGTATATTCATATGGCTCTCGCCGACTCGGAATATAACCGTCAGGAGCTTCTCCATTATGGCTACGGAAATACGGCCACAGCTCCCATTATTCTCGATTTTGACGATTACGACCGACCGACGGATACGGAGTTGCTCCACTGGCTTGCCGGCAGTAAGCAGGGAAAGGATATCCTTTTCGTCGGGAGGATAGTGCCAAACAAGAAAATCGAGGATGTTGTCCACGCATTTGCCTTTTACCAAAAGCATATGCAGCCGCAAGCCAGGCTGTTCTTGGTGGGGACCACGGTGATTGAAGCTTATACGGAAGAAATCAAGCGGTTGGCCCGACAGTATCTGCTAAATATTCATTTAGTGGGACATGTGAGCTTTGAACAGCTGTTGGCGTATTACCGTAATGCAGATCTTTTTTTGTGCATGAGCGAGCATGAGGGATTTTGTGTACCATTGCTCGAAGCCATGCATTTTAATGTTCCAATTGTCGCTTATAACAGCAGTGCTGTCGGAGAAACGCTCGGAAGCGGTGGTCTGCTTGTTTCAAATAAGGATTGGGTAGCTATAGCCGCTTTAATGAATCAGGTACTGGAAGACGATTCATTGAAGATGAGGGTACTTAACGCCCAGAGAAAAAGACGGGCTGCCTACTCGAAAACCAACACCCAAAAAATTTGGTGGGATTACCTGCAGTGCCTGCTATGA